TAAGACCGAGGCGCTGTAGGCTCATAGCTGCGCAAACACCCATATCAGCATCAAGGTGATCGCAAGAACCATGAGGACAACCAAGAGTCTGCGGTCGTTTCCTGCTATGACTGGTATAGGCCCTATCATCAGTATCGCACCACCTTTAACGTTGCTTCCAGATTGCTGAATAAAGAGCAGGATAAACCCTGCAATTATCAGAGCAAGGCCTGCAAGAATAAGCGGTGTGAAGATGTCTGTCAGCATAAAAATAATTACTAGGCCATAAGTTAAAAGTCTTTATCTGAAGTCATGAAGCTTGAGCGATAATCGATGGAGTTTCAGCAGGTTGTGAGAAGAAGGAGAATGGTGAGACACTTCAGAACTGATGATGTCCCTCAACAGATGGTAGACCTTATACTTGAGCTAGCCCAGCATGCCCCGAGCGCTGGCTACAGCCAGGGAGTGGCCTATGTTGTTGTCAGGGATGAAGCAGTCAAGAGGAGGCTTGCAGAGCTTCAGGGAGAAGAGGAATATGTCGGTTCAGGATTTCACAGATGGATAAGCGAGGCCCCAGTTGCTCTCGTAGCTTGTGTGAGTGAAAAGATGTATCATGACAGGTACAGGGAACCGGATAAGTTGAAGGATGGTAAAGAGATAGAATGGCCCACTCCCTACTGGTTCTTTGATGTGGGGGCTAGTTGCATGATAGCTCTGCTGGCAGCTGTGGACCTTGGTCTGGCTGCTGCCTTTAGCGGTGTGAGCAGAGTTATGGAGGTGAAGGAGCTGCTATCGATACCTGAGCATTTTCATCCTGTTGGTGTGATATCTGTTGGATATGGAGATAAGGATGTCAGGTCTCCATCACTTAAGAGAGGAAAGAAGAGCTGGAAAGAGTTTGTTCACTATGAAAGATGGTAGATATCAGGATTGCAGCTCTGGACTGCTAAATGTTTTCGCTCAAGACAGTGAACAATTAGGTTATGAGAGAGGAGAGGTTGTAGCTAGACCTTGCCCAGAAGTCTGACTTTGCTGAAGACATACCTGTAGCAAAGGAACCCTATGACAAGCATCAGCAGTGAAGTAAGAGATATGGTAAGCAGGGAATATGGCGAAAGGGAAGCAGATGCTACAGCAAGGCGAAGGGCGTCAGCTATCTGGGATAATGGGTTGTATGTGATCAAGGTGACAGCAAAAGAGGGCATTATCGACTTGACGGCAGCTAAGGGATAGAAGACTGTGCTCATCCCTAGCAGGGCCATCTGCACCCCTTCTGCAAAGGCCCAGAACCTGTCGCCACCGCCTGAAAAGAGGTTTATCACCGCAGCTATGCCACCTAAACCCATAGAGACAAAGAACATGAAAGGTATCATTACAAGGGTTGATAGCGAGAAGAGGCCATGAACGAAAGAAACAGCTACAAGAAGCAGTATGCTGCTGAATATCAACCCGCCCAATCCTGCAGAGAGAATATGCGCAAAGGCTAGGCCGTTAAGGGAAAGCGGAAGACTGAGATAGTACTGTGTCACACCTTCAGAAAGACCCAGGTGAACTCTTCTTCCAACGTCGAGGGCTGCTGCGAACATTCCAGCTATTATCACCCCCGGTACATAGAAGACGAAGTAGTTGAAGCTCATCATGTTTGTATAGATGAGTCCTACAACGAACATATCAGAGAGATTAAGAGTAACAAGTGTGAGTATAAGCCACTTTGTCCTGAAAAAGTATGAGAGGTCCACCCTTGCTACCCTCATCATGGCTGCCATTTGGTTCATGATGATTTGACCCCTTCGACAAATCTAGCGGTAAAGAATATGCCGAGAAACAACGTTCCGACTGCTAGAGCAACTAGCACAGAAGCTGCGAGAGATGGACTTAACAGTAAGGAAGTGTCAAGGCCTATGGCTCTTCTCAGCAGGTCAGCGCCATAGGCTATCGGATTTGAAAGAGTTGCCTTTGCATATATATCGTTCATCGAGGAGACAGGATAGCTTATTGTGCTGAACCTGATCAGCAAAGCGCTGAGTGCGGCTACGATTGCACTGTAGATGTCGAAAGATTTGAAGGCTATGACCGAGAGAGAAACCATCAGCCCCATTATCCCCACTGCAAGCAGGGTGAGAACCGCTAAGGTTGAAATAAAATTGAAAAGGGTAAATAATCCACTCAGAAACAAGACTATAAGGACTGGGGGTAGAGTTCTGGCGAGGTTAACGATTACTCCTAAGACGAGCTGTTCGACGAAAAATTCTCCTCTTCCTAGCGGAAGAGAAAGGATGTATCTCAGCCTTCCTTCATGCGCACTCTCCACAAACCTTCTACCGCTCCATGAAGCTATGTTGAAAGTTGAAAGCACAACAAGGCCTGTTCCATAGTAGAAGAAATAATCATGTACAGTGACCACAAGTGTAGACATTATTGAACCGTACACAAAAAATTGGAAGAGGAAGTATATCCACGAGTAGCCTATCCATAAAGGGGAATTGAAGGCTTCCCTCAGGTCAAATTTCAGAAGAGATGAAACCTGGTATGTGTTCATCAGTCAACACTTTTCTTCGGCTTGACTATGGTCATGAACACATCGTCCAAAGATGGCTCGGTTATGTGGACTGATTGTAGTCTTATGCCCTGAAGAAGCTTTACTGTGATCGGTAGCCAGTCCTCTGACCTGCTGACAGAAACTCTCAGGTGTTTAGGGTCGACTTCAATTATTCCAACCGTACCAGGTACTGATTTGATCGTTTCTATGATGTAACGGGTGGTTGGTTCAGCGAATTCCAGGTCAACGATATCTCCCCCCTTCAAGCTGTCCTTCAGATTGGAAAGTGTATCAGTAACTACATCTCTGCCTGATGAGAAGATTGTAATTCTGTCAGCAAGATATTCAGCTTCTCTTACTTCGTTCGTAGCAACTATTACTGTGGAACCTCTTTCCTTAAGCTCCTTTATCTTATCCCACATCAGGCGCTTTCCATCCAAGTCTACCATGGCTGTTGGTTCATCAAGCAATGCAAGCTTGGGAGGGCTTACGAAAAGTTTTGCCACCTCAAGCCTCTTCGCCTGCCCTCCTGAAAGGTCCATGAACTTTTTATCCCTTGATTCCCACAATTCAAACTCCTTCAGCGTTCTTTCCACAATCGCTGAACGCTCTGGCTCCTTTACACCATACATGGATGCATGAAAAGATAGGATGTGCTTGGGCTTGTGCCTCCAGAAGCCTCTGGGGTCCTGAAATGCAATTGCAACAAGCTGTCTGACCTGAAGCTGATGTCTGACTATGTCATAGCCTAGGACAGAAGCAGTCCCCTCAGAAGGCCTGAGCACTGTTGATATCAGATGAAGAAAGGTGGTCTTGCCAGAACCGTTTGGGCCTAGCAAAACTCTTATCTGGCCTGACTCTATTTTGATGTTGAGTCTGTCTAAGGCTTTGAAGTCTCCGTAGCGCTTAGTGAGCTCATATGTTTCTACAGCAAAACTCAATCAGACGGTCACCCAGAAATACTGACAATAGACGTGACGAGGCTCAGTAATATGTTATTTATCGTTTGCTGCATGACCTAAAACAAGCAAAGGTACAACGATTGAAGAGATTTTCCCTTTTATCATCAGCCAGCAGAGTTCTTAGCAGGTTCATGCGTAAAAAATGATACTGAGAGGATAAAAGAGAAGCGAATTTTAGTTAAATTATCGTTTATTTATTATGTTGTATGAGCGAAGCCTGAGCGTAAGAAAGATGTAAAGACACGTACAAAACTCTGATATGGGCCCGTGGCCAAGTACGGATCAAGGCATCACCCTGCGGAGGTGAGGATCGTGGGTTCAAATCCCACCGGGCCCGTTATCGCTCGGGTTCAAATCTTTCAGTAAACCCTCGGTCCGTTCCCGTGGTCTCGGTCATGCCATTACGTTGAAGCTATACCGATATAAGCCCCAATCAATCCGCTGGACTTTATCCATCGCCGGGACTTCCGACCAAAAGATAGGTCGGAAATTCACTCGGAAAGGTGTCAGGAATCAACCCATTCGGCCCCTAGAGCTTCCAAAAGTCTCCTTTGAGCTCAATCGAGCCCCAATAATTCATCAGCTCATCCTTTGTCGGCCTTGCGTAATCGAGTCTCATCTTGTTCCTGTAGATTGGGATGCTGATCTTGAGTGTTTGATCTAGTGAAAGAGCCTCCCCACCAAGACTGGGATTTTTCTCCAACCAGTCACCCAAGTGTTTTCTTGAACTGAAGAAGACCATATGGTTGGCGCATGTGATAACAATGTTCTCCCACCACTTAGCCGCTGGAAGACTCAAGTATACCAATGGATCAGAGGGAATCGAGAATTTCGCTCTCCCCTTGCTGAACTTTATGCGAATTGGTTCGGCGCAATGGTGGCAGAAGGAGTCTACTTGTGTGTCCCGCGCTAGCATTATGTGGTAGGCGACTGCATCCCAAGCGCAGGCCGCGAAGTAACCCTTTCTGCCGACCTTCACCCGGAAGGGGGTGTCTAGTGCTGAGAATGGATTGGCCATTAGTATCCTATTAGTTCCTGGCACCCTGATGACGTGATGCGCCACCTCTAGCTCTTCGAGAACTCTGGCCGCTTCGTTTCTTGGCAGCCCAAACCGATCCATAATTTCTTCCAGCACAGGGGCCCGGCTGTTATCCAGAAAATAGTCGAAGATGTATTTTCGGACTTCCTTTGCGAGATTTTCAGCCATCTCGGCCGATCTCGCTAGCGAACGAGATTATATTTACCTTTGCATGATATTTCCGCAGGGTCGCCGCGATTGGTGAGCGCTTTGTGATAACGGTCCGGAATCCCTAGGTGCCAGCTACGGTTCACGCATGGGTACTCTACAAACGCTTTATGGGTGCGGTAGCCGGGATTTCACCCGGGTTCTACCTAAGAGCGCAAGAATCTCGATTTACCTCCTTGGTGGCGCAACAATCCAAAGACCTGAACCCGCTCAGGTTCGAATCCCAGAGTATATGCTATGACTGGAATAGTTTTTCGAAAATATGACTCTGCCGATTTTTTTTCCTTAGGAGATTTATAGCTTCGCCCATGAGCACACTGGATGTTCCTGCTAATAATGAATCCATAATTAAATCTACTAGGAAGTCTTTAGGAAAAGGAGCTTAAAAGCAACTCTTATCATTAGGGAGACCAACCATAGTACGAGAATGAACGGCGACCCTTTGAACAATAAACTTCCCTCTTTGTAGAAGGATTTAATCCCCTTCCTAAGCCTGAGGCTTGCCACTACCCTTAATGGTATAAGAATAACTATATCGGGATAAGAGGAATCGCAATACACTCCAAGCAAGAGCTACTGCATTTAGTATCAGGTAAATTACAGGGAGCCTTATCTATCCTAACGCTAGACTTTCTCCCGTTTCTTTTTCTTATGAGCCACATGCTGCAAATGCAGCTAATATAGCTAGTATAACAAAGTAGAAATAATTCTCACTTATCGCATACCTCCTTTCCTATTATGGTTTATAGTACGGAGAAAAGTGTCCTCGAAGTGCGAACTTGGTTGCATATGAGCACTATCGCATTATGTTTCCTTTGGCATCCCGGCTGTTATATCATCTTTTCGAAATACAGCAATCGTCAATGAGTTTTTTGGTTGCTTCACTCAAGCTGATCGCTCCTTAAACCTCCTGCCTTTTCTCTTCGCTTAGCGTCATCAGTGACAAGAGTAAGATTATTCCTCTTGGCAGCGGCCATATACGCGGCGTCATACGTGCTGACCTTTAGCTTTACTGCAAGTAAAAATACTTCCTCAGGTTCAGCATCCAGCTTGGGAATGAGAGAGTTGACCTCGGCTACGCTCCTTACAAGCTCGAGTGCATAATCGCTGTCAAGTTTTCAAAGTAAGATTTGTTCTTTCCAGATTGCGTTGACACATTCGTATAATGAAGGATTGGAAGAGCAACTCAATGCCAGCTGGGGAAGAAAGAAGTTCTTCATACAGATGGCCCATGCCTCCAACCATTTCCCTCTTGCACGATCGCTACGAAGAGGAGACCCAACAACACTACGGCAGCTCCTAAGAAGAATCCGGTTGCTAGCCCTCCGAAGATATCAGCAAGAAGGCCTGTTATGAAGGGAGCTAATATGGAAGATGACATAGCTGCTACGTTCAGAAGAGCCAATGCGCTACCCAGTTGCTCCTGGCCTATGAAGTCTGCAACCCATGCTATGACTATTGGGTCTAAGGTGAGCTTTCCAAATATGCCATAGAAGGCTATTGCCAGCAGAACGTAAGTTAGGTTGGAGCTAATTGCCAGTATAAATATGGCCAACGCTGCAAGAGGGAGAATTATCATTGCTACTCGCTTTCTTCCTGCTCTGTCTGAATAATAGCTTATCAGTATCGAGCTGGGTATTGCAAATGCCGAAAATACAGCTGTGACGGCCCCACTGAAGAATATGCCCAGGCCTAGCGACTCCTGAAGATAGGAGGGACCCCAGGTCAGTATCACCCAGTAGCCGTAAAGAGAGCAGAACATGGCACAGCAAAGCATTACAAAATTCCTGTTCTCTAGCAATTTCCTGTAATTGACCAAGGGGCTTCTGTTATCTTTGTCGTTCAACGGTGGTTCCTCAGTCAGTCCTCTAAGCATGACCGCAACTACGAACGTTGGTACAGAAAGAAGTATCAGCATAACCTGCCAGTTTTGAAACAGATTGAGAATAGGCCCGGCCACAAGCAATCCTGCCATAGTTCCAAACCCCATTCCAGAATTTATAAGGGCAGATACAAGTCCTCTTTCACCCCTTATCGTAGCGTTTGAAATCCTGTAGGCAGTAGGATAGTAAGCACCAGCTCCAGCTCCGTGTAGTCCCATGAGAAGCACAAGAAGCAGATAACTGTACCCAAGTGCTCCTGCAGCGAGCAGTGAAACGGCTGCAAGCAGAAAGAATAGGAACATCACCTTTCTGTAGCCAAACTTCTCAGCAGTTATTGTTGCGGGTATAGTAAAACCGACGTAGGCAAGAAAG
This is a stretch of genomic DNA from Conexivisphaerales archaeon. It encodes these proteins:
- a CDS encoding MFS transporter — translated: MTAATSGTKEFRSADFKSAILALSAGWVMIYADRLSISPIMNLIRQQFGLTYSEVSLVVSIYFLAYVGFTIPATITAEKFGYRKVMFLFFLLAAVSLLAAGALGYSYLLLVLLMGLHGAGAGAYYPTAYRISNATIRGERGLVSALINSGMGFGTMAGLLVAGPILNLFQNWQVMLILLSVPTFVVAVMLRGLTEEPPLNDKDNRSPLVNYRKLLENRNFVMLCCAMFCSLYGYWVILTWGPSYLQESLGLGIFFSGAVTAVFSAFAIPSSILISYYSDRAGRKRVAMIILPLAALAIFILAISSNLTYVLLAIAFYGIFGKLTLDPIVIAWVADFIGQEQLGSALALLNVAAMSSSILAPFITGLLADIFGGLATGFFLGAAVVLLGLLFVAIVQEGNGWRHGPSV
- a CDS encoding ABC transporter permease, with the protein product MNTYQVSSLLKFDLREAFNSPLWIGYSWIYFLFQFFVYGSIMSTLVVTVHDYFFYYGTGLVVLSTFNIASWSGRRFVESAHEGRLRYILSLPLGRGEFFVEQLVLGVIVNLARTLPPVLIVLFLSGLFTLFNFISTLAVLTLLAVGIMGLMVSLSVIAFKSFDIYSAIVAALSALLIRFSTISYPVSSMNDIYAKATLSNPIAYGADLLRRAIGLDTSLLLSPSLAASVLVALAVGTLFLGIFFTARFVEGVKSS
- a CDS encoding ABC transporter ATP-binding protein, producing the protein MSFAVETYELTKRYGDFKALDRLNIKIESGQIRVLLGPNGSGKTTFLHLISTVLRPSEGTASVLGYDIVRHQLQVRQLVAIAFQDPRGFWRHKPKHILSFHASMYGVKEPERSAIVERTLKEFELWESRDKKFMDLSGGQAKRLEVAKLFVSPPKLALLDEPTAMVDLDGKRLMWDKIKELKERGSTVIVATNEVREAEYLADRITIFSSGRDVVTDTLSNLKDSLKGGDIVDLEFAEPTTRYIIETIKSVPGTVGIIEVDPKHLRVSVSRSEDWLPITVKLLQGIRLQSVHITEPSLDDVFMTIVKPKKSVD
- a CDS encoding ABC transporter permease, whose translation is MNQMAAMMRVARVDLSYFFRTKWLILTLVTLNLSDMFVVGLIYTNMMSFNYFVFYVPGVIIAGMFAAALDVGRRVHLGLSEGVTQYYLSLPLSLNGLAFAHILSAGLGGLIFSSILLLVAVSFVHGLFSLSTLVMIPFMFFVSMGLGGIAAVINLFSGGGDRFWAFAEGVQMALLGMSTVFYPLAAVKSIMPSFAVTLITYNPLSQIADALRLAVASASLSPYSLLTISLTSLLMLVIGFLCYRYVFSKVRLLGKV
- a CDS encoding nitroreductase family protein; the protein is MEFQQVVRRRRMVRHFRTDDVPQQMVDLILELAQHAPSAGYSQGVAYVVVRDEAVKRRLAELQGEEEYVGSGFHRWISEAPVALVACVSEKMYHDRYREPDKLKDGKEIEWPTPYWFFDVGASCMIALLAAVDLGLAAAFSGVSRVMEVKELLSIPEHFHPVGVISVGYGDKDVRSPSLKRGKKSWKEFVHYERW
- a CDS encoding DUF131 domain-containing protein; this encodes MLTDIFTPLILAGLALIIAGFILLFIQQSGSNVKGGAILMIGPIPVIAGNDRRLLVVLMVLAITLMLIWVFAQL
- a CDS encoding alkylmercury lyase family protein, whose product is MAENLAKEVRKYIFDYFLDNSRAPVLEEIMDRFGLPRNEAARVLEELEVAHHVIRVPGTNRILMANPFSALDTPFRVKVGRKGYFAACAWDAVAYHIMLARDTQVDSFCHHCAEPIRIKFSKGRAKFSIPSDPLVYLSLPAAKWWENIVITCANHMVFFSSRKHLGDWLEKNPSLGGEALSLDQTLKISIPIYRNKMRLDYARPTKDELMNYWGSIELKGDFWKL